One genomic segment of Deltaproteobacteria bacterium includes these proteins:
- a CDS encoding anthranilate synthase component I family protein, producing the protein MDGLQLVTTSRERLADHLTPVGVLQALAGAGEAPGYLLESVEGGERWGRWSFVGADPILTVRGDAGGLSLTREGGVTERRDGAPLPLLEALLGGLASEVEQADPSRPPLEGAMVGYLGYDLVRTFEKVDPAGAPEALHPDLPLAALFLPGTAVAFDNLRHVVRLSCNQLLPRDLSPEDLARQRAGVEARLDALEARLQAGPARSGGPLLPVPRPGPVPDQAGFETRMSQADYEAAVREARERILAGEGIQVVLARAFESKARAAPFQVYRQLRALNPSPYLYYLHLPAGAGGESVEVAGSSPEVLVRREGDLATVRPIAGTRPRGATPAEDLALEEELRADPKEIAEHVMLVDLGRNDLGRVATAGSVRVRRQAVVERYSHVMHLVSEVQATLRPEIGLAELVASTFPAGTLSGAPKVRAMQIIDELEVQGRGLYGGAVGYLAPGGHFDLAICIRTLVQFAGRQWVQAGAGIVADSDPTREHEETLHKAGALFRAVQAALEASEGQGGAP; encoded by the coding sequence GTGGACGGCCTGCAGCTCGTCACGACCTCTCGCGAGCGCCTCGCCGACCACCTGACCCCCGTCGGGGTGCTGCAGGCCCTCGCCGGTGCCGGAGAGGCCCCGGGCTACCTCCTCGAGTCCGTCGAGGGCGGCGAGCGCTGGGGCCGGTGGTCCTTCGTCGGGGCCGACCCGATCCTCACCGTCCGCGGAGACGCCGGTGGGCTCTCCCTGACGCGGGAGGGCGGCGTCACCGAGCGCCGGGACGGCGCCCCCTTGCCCCTCCTCGAGGCCCTCCTGGGCGGCCTCGCCTCGGAGGTCGAGCAGGCGGACCCGAGCCGCCCGCCCCTGGAGGGGGCGATGGTCGGCTACCTCGGCTACGACCTGGTGCGCACCTTCGAGAAGGTCGACCCGGCCGGCGCGCCCGAGGCGCTCCACCCGGACCTCCCGTTGGCGGCGCTCTTCCTGCCGGGCACGGCGGTCGCCTTCGACAACCTGCGCCACGTCGTGCGCCTCTCCTGCAACCAGCTGCTGCCCCGGGACCTCTCCCCCGAGGACCTCGCGCGGCAGCGCGCCGGGGTCGAGGCGAGGCTCGACGCCCTCGAGGCCAGGCTTCAGGCCGGGCCGGCCCGGTCGGGGGGGCCGCTCCTCCCGGTGCCCCGCCCCGGTCCGGTGCCGGACCAGGCGGGCTTCGAGACCCGGATGAGCCAGGCGGACTACGAGGCGGCGGTGCGCGAGGCCCGGGAGCGCATCCTGGCCGGCGAGGGGATCCAGGTGGTGCTGGCCCGGGCCTTCGAGTCAAAGGCGCGGGCGGCACCCTTCCAGGTCTACCGGCAGCTGCGGGCGCTGAACCCCAGCCCCTACCTCTACTACCTCCACCTGCCCGCGGGCGCCGGCGGCGAGTCCGTCGAGGTGGCGGGCTCCAGCCCCGAGGTCCTGGTGCGCCGGGAGGGGGACCTCGCCACCGTGCGGCCCATCGCCGGGACCCGCCCCCGGGGCGCGACGCCGGCGGAGGATCTCGCCCTCGAGGAGGAGCTGCGCGCCGACCCCAAGGAGATCGCCGAGCACGTCATGCTCGTCGACCTCGGCCGCAACGATCTCGGCCGGGTCGCCACCGCCGGCAGCGTCCGGGTGCGCCGCCAGGCCGTGGTCGAGCGCTACAGCCACGTGATGCACCTGGTCTCCGAGGTGCAGGCGACCCTGCGCCCCGAGATCGGGCTCGCCGAGCTCGTCGCCTCGACCTTCCCGGCCGGGACCCTCTCCGGGGCGCCCAAGGTCCGCGCCATGCAGATCATCGACGAGCTGGAGGTGCAGGGGAGGGGGCTCTACGGCGGCGCCGTGGGCTACCTCGCGCCCGGGGGGCACTTCGATCTGGCCATCTGCATCCGCACCCTGGTGCAGTTCGCCGGCAGGCAGTGGGTGCAGGCCGGCGCGGGCATCGTCGCCGACTCGGATCCCACCCGCGAGCACGAGGAGACCCTCCACAAGGCCGGCGCGCTCTTCCGGGCGGTGCAGGCGGCGCTGGAGGCGAGCGAGGGGCAGGGAGGCGCGCCGTGA